One Rhodothermales bacterium genomic region harbors:
- a CDS encoding DUF1501 domain-containing protein, whose translation ADEVGDPEIHTRIDAYEMAYRMQTSVPDLTDLSDEPDAVFELYGPESRKPGSYAANCLLSRRLIERGVRFVQLFHRGWDQHIAIQKQLPAQCRDVDQASAALVKDLKRRGLLDETLVVWGGEFGRTIFSQGALGHENSGRDHHGRCFSIWMAGGGIKPGIEYGVTDDFAYNILENPVHIRDLNATILHCMGIDHNRLSYSFRGLDQKLTGVEEAHVVRDILA comes from the coding sequence GGCCGATGAGGTCGGCGACCCCGAAATCCACACACGCATCGACGCCTACGAGATGGCGTACCGGATGCAGACCTCCGTGCCGGACCTGACCGACCTGTCCGATGAGCCCGATGCCGTATTCGAGCTGTACGGGCCGGAATCCCGCAAACCCGGCAGCTACGCGGCCAACTGCCTGCTCTCCCGCCGGCTGATCGAACGCGGCGTCCGCTTCGTGCAGCTCTTCCACCGCGGCTGGGACCAACATATTGCTATCCAGAAGCAGCTGCCGGCGCAATGTCGGGACGTCGACCAGGCCTCGGCGGCACTCGTCAAGGACCTCAAACGGCGCGGCTTGCTCGACGAAACACTGGTCGTCTGGGGCGGCGAATTCGGTCGCACCATCTTCAGCCAGGGCGCCCTAGGGCACGAGAACTCCGGCCGCGACCACCACGGGCGATGCTTCAGCATCTGGATGGCCGGCGGCGGCATCAAGCCCGGCATCGAGTACGGCGTCACGGACGACTTCGCGTACAACATCCTCGAAAACCCCGTCCACATCCGCGACCTCAACGCCACCATCCTGCACTGTATGGGCATCGACCACAACCGGCTCAGCTACTCGTTCCGGGGACTGGACCAGAAGCTCACCGGCGTCGAAGAGGCGCACGTCGTTCGAGACATTCTGGCCTGA
- a CDS encoding FAD-dependent oxidoreductase: MSYTYDVIVIGGGAAGLTASGIAANFGAKTMMIERHRLGGDCTWTGCVPSKAILKAAKVAHYIREAAAYGIVEQPLEVDFAKVIGRVRHIREEVYQDADSPEIYEKMGIDVRSGQASFVDAHTIELAHEGTSERFSGRFIVIAAGASAFVPPIEGLQDVPYLTNESLFEINELPKRLAIVGGGPIGTEMSQAFARLGSQVTVIDQGPVIMSKDDPELAGMLQQHLQNEGVRYVMNAGVKRVYRQNGHIAIEAEVGGRSTTIEADALLMATGRAANVAGLNLEAADVKYTNRGIPVNESGRTNVKHIYAIGDIAGRYQFTHMSEHMAKVAMTRMLLKVPMKIDMKHVPWVTFTEPELGHVGATREELKKRGVAYEEYRFPYTKVDRAVTEGETTGLIKVYAKAFSGKILGVDILGISAGELIGEYAVAMRNGISLRQIADTIHPYPTYALGARRAADQWYVQKQSAGFVKLLQFLFRYKGQVNAYVPGTVV, translated from the coding sequence ATGTCCTATACCTACGACGTCATCGTCATCGGCGGCGGCGCCGCCGGCCTAACCGCCTCGGGCATCGCGGCCAATTTCGGCGCAAAAACTATGATGATCGAGCGCCACCGGCTGGGAGGCGACTGTACGTGGACGGGCTGTGTGCCCAGCAAGGCGATCCTCAAAGCGGCCAAAGTGGCCCACTACATCCGTGAAGCGGCCGCCTACGGCATCGTCGAGCAACCGCTCGAGGTCGATTTCGCGAAGGTGATCGGGCGCGTCCGCCACATCCGCGAGGAAGTCTACCAGGATGCCGATAGCCCCGAGATCTACGAAAAAATGGGGATCGACGTGCGTTCGGGCCAGGCCTCGTTTGTCGACGCCCATACGATCGAACTGGCGCATGAGGGGACGTCCGAGCGTTTCAGCGGCCGGTTCATCGTCATCGCCGCCGGCGCCAGCGCGTTTGTCCCGCCCATCGAAGGCCTGCAGGACGTGCCCTACCTCACCAACGAATCGCTCTTCGAGATCAACGAACTGCCAAAACGCCTCGCCATCGTCGGCGGCGGACCGATCGGCACCGAAATGTCTCAGGCGTTTGCGCGGCTTGGGTCGCAGGTGACGGTGATCGACCAGGGCCCGGTGATCATGAGTAAGGACGACCCCGAACTGGCCGGCATGCTCCAGCAGCATCTCCAGAACGAAGGCGTCCGCTATGTGATGAACGCCGGCGTGAAACGTGTATACCGTCAGAACGGCCACATCGCCATCGAGGCTGAAGTCGGCGGCAGAAGTACGACCATCGAGGCCGACGCGCTGCTGATGGCCACGGGACGCGCGGCGAATGTGGCCGGCCTCAACCTCGAGGCCGCCGACGTCAAATACACGAATCGCGGTATCCCGGTCAACGAAAGCGGGCGCACGAACGTGAAGCACATCTACGCCATCGGCGACATCGCCGGCCGCTACCAGTTCACCCACATGAGCGAGCACATGGCAAAGGTGGCCATGACGCGCATGCTGCTCAAGGTGCCGATGAAGATCGATATGAAACACGTGCCGTGGGTCACCTTCACCGAGCCCGAACTCGGCCATGTCGGCGCCACCCGGGAAGAGCTCAAAAAGAGGGGCGTCGCCTATGAAGAGTACCGGTTTCCCTACACCAAAGTGGACCGCGCCGTGACCGAGGGTGAGACTACCGGCCTCATCAAAGTGTATGCAAAAGCATTCAGCGGGAAAATTCTGGGGGTAGATATTCTGGGCATCAGCGCCGGCGAACTCATCGGCGAATACGCCGTCGCCATGCGCAACGGCATCTCCCTCCGCCAGATCGCCGACACCATCCACCCCTACCCCACCTACGCCCTCGGCGCCCGCCGCGCCGCCGACCAGTGGTACGTGCAAAAACAATCTGCCGGCTTCGTCAAACTCCTCCAGTTCCTGTTCCGGTACAAAGGGCAGGTGAATGCCTATGTACCCGGCACGGTGGTTTAA
- a CDS encoding SDR family NAD(P)-dependent oxidoreductase, with protein sequence MHLPDKVALVTGASAGLGEHFSRALVGRGAIVYGLARSADKLDALRAELGERFHPVVCDVREEDQVQTAIGHAIEEEGRVDVLVNNAGLGQFGPIETQTLAEWDLQMETNLRGVFLCTRAVLPAMKRQNTDTGFGGHIVNIASVAGLLGTANLGAYNATKFGLRGFSEALMKEVRDDGIKVSCVYPGSVATSFGAVAGTSGSPNPMQPEDLASTLIHLLETPDNYLISEVVMRPLRPSAKAKG encoded by the coding sequence ATGCATTTACCCGACAAAGTCGCCCTCGTCACCGGTGCCAGCGCTGGCCTCGGAGAGCATTTTTCGCGCGCCCTCGTCGGCCGCGGCGCCATCGTATACGGCCTGGCGCGCTCGGCGGATAAGCTCGATGCGCTGCGGGCCGAGCTGGGCGAGCGGTTCCATCCAGTCGTGTGCGACGTCAGGGAGGAAGATCAGGTGCAAACAGCCATCGGCCACGCCATCGAGGAGGAAGGGCGGGTGGATGTCCTCGTCAACAACGCCGGCCTCGGCCAGTTCGGGCCCATCGAGACCCAGACGCTGGCCGAGTGGGACCTCCAGATGGAGACCAACCTCCGCGGGGTGTTTCTTTGCACGCGAGCGGTGCTGCCTGCCATGAAGCGGCAAAACACCGACACAGGCTTCGGCGGACACATCGTGAACATCGCGTCCGTCGCCGGCCTGCTGGGCACGGCGAACCTCGGGGCCTACAATGCGACCAAGTTCGGGCTACGTGGCTTCAGCGAGGCCCTCATGAAGGAAGTCCGCGACGACGGCATCAAGGTGAGTTGCGTTTATCCCGGCTCGGTGGCCACGTCCTTCGGCGCCGTCGCCGGCACCAGCGGATCCCCCAACCCGATGCAGCCAGAAGACCTCGCTTCCACCCTCATCCACCTCCTCGAAACGCCAGACAACTACCTGATTTCGGAGGTGGTGATGCGGCCGCTGAGGCCTTCGGCAAAGGCAAAAGGGTAA